In the Neofelis nebulosa isolate mNeoNeb1 chromosome 11, mNeoNeb1.pri, whole genome shotgun sequence genome, one interval contains:
- the PLA2G3 gene encoding group 3 secretory phospholipase A2 isoform X2, translating to MGILVVLLGMLSFLGVAVGSSSALLWDSTSCHLARPIPGSPLGTLSFLGKNAQGLALVHTHWDEHGRLQSCSQQDEPELTAAFSALCAGEITRGTFIHTPGPELQRALATLQSQWGACRGTEEGPAGAREKRAAGVREEQAEGHRGAPSSIGHQRLKRGWTMPGTLWCGVGDSAGNSTELGIFQGPDLCCREHDRCPQNISPFQYSYGIRNYRFHTISHCDCDARCRRYGSIPLAHLQPRTLYNASWSSPATPQPPSLQNPVPSKPQQKQRPQKRPPQWKGSKHPSKTNTTALRTPVASTQPDMTPTAWLEVTHPGLQGPWSGLKPQDVRRACRSFRHLDQCEQQIGPQETKFQLLNSAHEPLFHCNCTRRLARFLRLHSPPAGTSVLWELLGTTCFKLTPPLDCAEGTGCFRDPRAIKVSARHLQRLQQRRLQLWGVNTDEGQVWPSNHPRAPMSFYDRCLQLTQAAWRPDRQQKS from the exons ATGGGGATTCTGGTAGTGCTGTTAGGGATGCTGAGCTTCCTGGGAGTGGCTGTGGGGagctcctctgccctcctctgggaCAGCACCTCCTGCCACTTGGCCAGGCCCATCCCCGGCAGCCCCTTGGGGACCCTGAGCTTTCTGGGCAAGAATGCCCAGGGACTGGCCCTGGTCCACACCCACTGGGATGAGCACGGGAGGCTGCAATCTTGTAGCCAGCAAGACGAGCCAGAGCTCACTGCAGCCTTTAGTGCTCTCTGTGCTGGTGAGATCACCCGGGGCACCTTCATCCACACCCCTGGACCTGAGCTGCAGAGAGCCCTGGCCACACTTCAgagtcagtggggagcctgccgAGGGACTGAAGAGGGTCCAGCAGGGGCTAGGGAGAAGCGAGCAGCAGGGGTCAGGGAAGAGCAAGCAGAAGGACACAGAGGAGCACCCAGCAGCATAGGACACCAGCGGTTGAAGAGAGGCTGGACTATGCCTGGCACGCTGTGGTGTGGAGTCGGGGATTCTGCCGGAAACTCCACAGAGTTGG GGATCTTCCAAGGCCCTGATCTCTGCTGCCGGGAACATGACCGATGCCCACAGAACATCTCGCCCTTCCAGTACAGCTATGGTATCAGAAACTACCGATTCCACACCATCTCCCACTGTGACTGTGATGCCAG GTGCAGAAGGTATGGCTCCATACCTCTTGCCCACCTCCAGCCCAGGACCCTCTATAATGCCTCCTGGAGCTCCCCAGccaccccccagcctcccagccttcAGAACCCAGTCCCTAGCAAGCCACAACAGAAGCAGCGTCCTCAGAAGCGACCACCGCAATGGAAAGGGTCTAAGCACCCCAGCAAAACCAACACCACAGCCCTCCGGACCCCTGTGGCCTCCACCCAGCCTGATATGACCCCCACAGCCTGGCTGGAGGTCACCCATCCAGGCCTCCAGGGGCCATGGAGTGGCCTAAAACCTCAGG ATGTCCGCCGAGCCTGCCGCAGCTTCCGCCACTTGGATCAATGTGAGCAGCAGATCGGGCCTCAGGAAACAAAGTTCCAGCTGCTCAATAGTGCTCATGAGCCCCTCTTCCACTGCAACTGCACACGCCG CCTGGCACGCTTCCTGAGGCTCCACAGCCCACCTGCAGGCACCAGCGTACTTTGGGAGCTGCTAGGCACAACCTGTTTCAAGCTGACCCCTCCACTGGACTGTGCTGAGGGCACAGG CTGTTTCAGAGACCCTAGGGCCATCAAGGTGTCAGCTCGGCACTTGCAGCGACTTCAGCAGAGGCGACTCCAGCTCTGGGGTGTGAACACAGATGAGGGGCAGGTATGGCCTTCAAatcacccaagagcccccatgTCATTCTATGACCGGTGTCTGCAGCTGACCCAGGCAGCCTGGAGACCTGACAGACAGCAGAAATCCTAG
- the INPP5J gene encoding phosphatidylinositol 4,5-bisphosphate 5-phosphatase A isoform X2 gives MINKRLKDALFTDQWSELFMDALAPFNFVLVSTVRMQGVILLLFAKYYHLPFLRDVQTDCTRTGLGGYWGNKGGVSVRLAAFGHMLCFLNCHLPAHMDKAEQRKDNFQTILSLQQFQGPGAHGILDHDLVFWFGDLNFRIESYDLHFVKFAIDSDQLHQLWEKDQLNMAKNTWPILKGFQEGPLNFAPTFKFDVGTNKYDTSAKKRKPAWTDRILWKVKAPSVGPSPSGRESHRLKVTQYSYRSHMEYTVSDHKPVSAQFILQFAYRDDVPLVRLEVADEWVRPEQAVVRYRIETVFARSSWDWIGLYRVGFRHCKDYVAYVWAKHEDVDGNIYQVTFSEESLPKGHGDFILGYYSHTHSILIGVTEPFQISLPTSELASSSTDSSSASSEDEDDSTLELLAPKSRSPSPGKSKRHRSRSPGLARFPGLALRPSSRERRGASRSPSPQSRRLPRMAPDRGNDGSSRGSSEEGPSGLLGPWAFPPPVPRSLGLLPALRLETVDPGGGGSWGPNREAPAPHSLSPSPQGRQGLEEGGLGP, from the exons ATGATCAACAAGCGGCTCAAGGACGCACTCTTCACAGACCAGTGGAGTGAGCTCTTCATGGACGCGCTGGCACCCTTCAACTTCGTGCTG GTGAGTACTGTGCGGATGCAGGGCGTCATCCTGCTGCTGTTCGCCAAGTACTACCACTTGCCCTTCCTGAGAGACGTGCAGACTGATTGCACACGCACTGGCCTGGGAGGCTATTGG GGCAACAAGGGTGGAGTGAGCGTGCGACTGGCGGCCTTCGGGCACATGCTCTGCTTCCTGAACTGCCACTTGCCAGCGCACATGGACAAGGCAGAGCAGCGCAAGGACAACTTCCAAACCATCCTTAGCCTCCAGCAGTTCCAGGGGCCCGGGGCACATGGCATCCTGGATCACGA CCTCGTGTTCTGGTTTGGGGACCTCAACTTCCGCATTGAGAGCTATGACCTGCACTTTGTCAAGTTTGCCATTGACAGTGATCAGCTCCACCAGCTCTGGGAGAAGGACCAG CTCAACATGGCCAAGAACACCTGGCCCATCCTGAAGGGCTTCCAGGAGGGGCCCCTCAACTTTGCACCCACCTTCAAGTTTGATGTGGGTACTAACAAATATGATACCAG TGCCAAGAAGCGGAAGCCAGCCTGGACAGACCGTATCCTGTGGAAGGTCAAGGCTCCAAGTGTGGGTCCCAGCCCTTCAGGACGGGAAAGCCACCGGCTCAAGGTGACCCAGTACAGCTACCGTAGCCACATGGAATACACAGTCAGCGATCACAAGCCCGTGTCTGCTCAGTTCATCCTGCAG TTTGCCTACAGGGACGACGTGCCGCTAGTGCGGCTGGAGGTGGCAGATGAGTGGGTGCGGCCAGAGCAGGCTGTGGTGAGGTACCGCATAGAAACAGTGTTCGCCCGCAGCTCTTGGGACTGGATCGGCTTGTACCGG GTGGGTTTCCGCCACTGTAAGGACTACGTGGCTTATGTCTGGGCCAAACATGAGGATGTGGATGGGAACATCTACCAG GTGACCTTCAGTGAGGAGTCACTTCCCAAGGGCCATGGAGATTTCATACTGGGCTATTATAGCCACACCCACAGCATCCTCATCGGTGTCACTGAGCCCTTCCAG ATCTCGCTGCCTACCTCGGAGTTGGCCAGCAGCAGCACAGATAGCTCAAGTGCCAGCTCAGAGGACGAGGATGACAGTACCCTGGAGCTGCTTGCACCCAAGTCCCgcagccccagccctggcaaGTCCAAGAGACACCGTAGCCGCAGCCCGGGCCTGGCCCGCTTCCCTGGCCTTGCACTGCGGCCTTCATCCCGTGAACGCCGCGGTGCCAGCCGCAGCCCCTCACCCCAGAGCCGCCGCCTGCCTCGGATGGCCCCTGACAGGGGCAATGATGGTAGCAGCCGGGGCAGTAGTGAGGAGGGGCCCTCTGGGCTGCTTGGTCCCTGGGCCTTCCCACCACCTGTGCCTCGAAGCCTGGGCTTGCTGCCTGCCTTGCGCCTGGAGACTGTTGACCCTGGTGGTGGTGGTTCCTGGGGACCTAATCGGGAAGCCCCAGCCCCTCATAGCCTGTCTCCCAGTCCCCAGGGCcggcaggggctggaggaagggggccTGGGGCCCTga
- the PLA2G3 gene encoding group 3 secretory phospholipase A2 isoform X1 yields MGILVVLLGMLSFLGVAVGSSSALLWDSTSCHLARPIPGSPLGTLSFLGKNAQGLALVHTHWDEHGRLQSCSQQDEPELTAAFSALCAGEITRGTFIHTPGPELQRALATLQSQWGACRGTEEGPAGAREKRAAGVREEQAEGHRGAPSSIGHQRLKRGWTMPGTLWCGVGDSAGNSTELGIFQGPDLCCREHDRCPQNISPFQYSYGIRNYRFHTISHCDCDARFQQCLKNQQDSISDIVGVAFFNVLEVPCFVLEEQEACVAWYWWGGCRRYGSIPLAHLQPRTLYNASWSSPATPQPPSLQNPVPSKPQQKQRPQKRPPQWKGSKHPSKTNTTALRTPVASTQPDMTPTAWLEVTHPGLQGPWSGLKPQDVRRACRSFRHLDQCEQQIGPQETKFQLLNSAHEPLFHCNCTRRLARFLRLHSPPAGTSVLWELLGTTCFKLTPPLDCAEGTGCFRDPRAIKVSARHLQRLQQRRLQLWGVNTDEGQVWPSNHPRAPMSFYDRCLQLTQAAWRPDRQQKS; encoded by the exons ATGGGGATTCTGGTAGTGCTGTTAGGGATGCTGAGCTTCCTGGGAGTGGCTGTGGGGagctcctctgccctcctctgggaCAGCACCTCCTGCCACTTGGCCAGGCCCATCCCCGGCAGCCCCTTGGGGACCCTGAGCTTTCTGGGCAAGAATGCCCAGGGACTGGCCCTGGTCCACACCCACTGGGATGAGCACGGGAGGCTGCAATCTTGTAGCCAGCAAGACGAGCCAGAGCTCACTGCAGCCTTTAGTGCTCTCTGTGCTGGTGAGATCACCCGGGGCACCTTCATCCACACCCCTGGACCTGAGCTGCAGAGAGCCCTGGCCACACTTCAgagtcagtggggagcctgccgAGGGACTGAAGAGGGTCCAGCAGGGGCTAGGGAGAAGCGAGCAGCAGGGGTCAGGGAAGAGCAAGCAGAAGGACACAGAGGAGCACCCAGCAGCATAGGACACCAGCGGTTGAAGAGAGGCTGGACTATGCCTGGCACGCTGTGGTGTGGAGTCGGGGATTCTGCCGGAAACTCCACAGAGTTGG GGATCTTCCAAGGCCCTGATCTCTGCTGCCGGGAACATGACCGATGCCCACAGAACATCTCGCCCTTCCAGTACAGCTATGGTATCAGAAACTACCGATTCCACACCATCTCCCACTGTGACTGTGATGCCAG GTTCCAGCAATGCCTGAAGAACCAGCAGGACTCCATCTCGGACATCGTGGGTGTGGCCTTCTTCAATGTGCTGGAGGTCCCCTGCTTCGTGCTGGAGGAGCAGGAGGCGTGTGTGGCGTGGTACTGGTGGGGAGG GTGCAGAAGGTATGGCTCCATACCTCTTGCCCACCTCCAGCCCAGGACCCTCTATAATGCCTCCTGGAGCTCCCCAGccaccccccagcctcccagccttcAGAACCCAGTCCCTAGCAAGCCACAACAGAAGCAGCGTCCTCAGAAGCGACCACCGCAATGGAAAGGGTCTAAGCACCCCAGCAAAACCAACACCACAGCCCTCCGGACCCCTGTGGCCTCCACCCAGCCTGATATGACCCCCACAGCCTGGCTGGAGGTCACCCATCCAGGCCTCCAGGGGCCATGGAGTGGCCTAAAACCTCAGG ATGTCCGCCGAGCCTGCCGCAGCTTCCGCCACTTGGATCAATGTGAGCAGCAGATCGGGCCTCAGGAAACAAAGTTCCAGCTGCTCAATAGTGCTCATGAGCCCCTCTTCCACTGCAACTGCACACGCCG CCTGGCACGCTTCCTGAGGCTCCACAGCCCACCTGCAGGCACCAGCGTACTTTGGGAGCTGCTAGGCACAACCTGTTTCAAGCTGACCCCTCCACTGGACTGTGCTGAGGGCACAGG CTGTTTCAGAGACCCTAGGGCCATCAAGGTGTCAGCTCGGCACTTGCAGCGACTTCAGCAGAGGCGACTCCAGCTCTGGGGTGTGAACACAGATGAGGGGCAGGTATGGCCTTCAAatcacccaagagcccccatgTCATTCTATGACCGGTGTCTGCAGCTGACCCAGGCAGCCTGGAGACCTGACAGACAGCAGAAATCCTAG
- the INPP5J gene encoding phosphatidylinositol 4,5-bisphosphate 5-phosphatase A isoform X1, translated as MEGQSSSGSKRPGTQAGLRPLPMPHRVSQTEAPSKVDSSFQLPAKENAAPVPSEPRLALAPVGPRAANPPSTEGPRLALVSPRPILAPLSTPSRQKTAPAHHSSNLAPTSVGQLVMSAPAGPKPPPVTSGSVLPPTSLGQLVMSASAGPRPPTATLGPRLAPTSRDQKQVPPASVGPKPALAASGLSLVLASEEQTPQPPSNSSPVLSSSQEQALAPASVIPTPASVGWTPAKQRDAPAPKPLPSSEGHLQPSAQTSGPTGSTSLIQTPPDPRISPSFRARPEAPRSSPEDPVLSRPPQPLPLDVSQSPPEPTTRSPGLLSPTFRPGASSAQTVPPPLPKPPRSPSRSPSRSPNRSPCVPPAPEMALPRPSTQGAGPSGHLSPSIQPQETPAPVTTSPSTSTSSSSWSAQPTCKSDPGFWITVVTWNVGTAMPPDDVTSLLHLGSGGDDSEGSDMIAIGLQEVNSMINKRLKDALFTDQWSELFMDALAPFNFVLVSTVRMQGVILLLFAKYYHLPFLRDVQTDCTRTGLGGYWGNKGGVSVRLAAFGHMLCFLNCHLPAHMDKAEQRKDNFQTILSLQQFQGPGAHGILDHDLVFWFGDLNFRIESYDLHFVKFAIDSDQLHQLWEKDQLNMAKNTWPILKGFQEGPLNFAPTFKFDVGTNKYDTSAKKRKPAWTDRILWKVKAPSVGPSPSGRESHRLKVTQYSYRSHMEYTVSDHKPVSAQFILQFAYRDDVPLVRLEVADEWVRPEQAVVRYRIETVFARSSWDWIGLYRVGFRHCKDYVAYVWAKHEDVDGNIYQVTFSEESLPKGHGDFILGYYSHTHSILIGVTEPFQISLPTSELASSSTDSSSASSEDEDDSTLELLAPKSRSPSPGKSKRHRSRSPGLARFPGLALRPSSRERRGASRSPSPQSRRLPRMAPDRGNDGSSRGSSEEGPSGLLGPWAFPPPVPRSLGLLPALRLETVDPGGGGSWGPNREAPAPHSLSPSPQGRQGLEEGGLGP; from the exons ATGGAGGGCCAGAGCAGCAGTGGCAGCAAGAGGCCAGGGACCCAGGCTGGCCTGCGCCCCCTGCCCATGCCCCATAGGGTTTCTCAAACTGAGGCACCTTCCAAG GTGGACTCAAGTTTTCAGCTCCCAGCGAAGGAGAATGCAGCCCCAGTACCCTCCGAACCAAGATTGGCTCTAGCACCTGTGGGGCCACGAGCAGCTAATCCACCTTCCACAGAGGGGCCAAGGCTGGCTCTGGTGTCTCCCCGACCCATCCTGGCTCCACTGTCTACCCCTAGCAGGCAGAAAACAGCTCCTGCCCACCACAGTTCCAACCTGGCTCCAACGTCTGTGGGCCAGCTAGTCATGTCTGCCCCAGCTGGGCCGAAGCCTCCTCCAGTGACCTCAGGCTCAGTCCTGCCTCCAACATCCCTGGGGCAGCTGGTAATGTCTGCTTCAGCAGGGCCAAGGCCTCCCACAGCCACTCTGGGGCCCAGGCTGGCTCCAACATCCAGGGACCAGAAGCAGGTGCCACCTGCCTCCGTGGGACCCAAGCCAGCACTCGCTGCTTCGGGCCTGAGCCTGGTCCTGGCATCTGAGGAGCAGACACCACAGCCCCCCTCCAACTCTTCCCCAGTTTTGTCATCTTCTCAGGAACAGGCCCTGGCTCCAGCATCTGTGATACCAACCCCAGCCTCTGTGGGATGGACACCCGCTAAACAGAGGGATGCCCCAGCCCCTAAACCTCTCCCCTCTTCCGAAGGGCATCTCCAGCCTTCAGCTCAGACATCTGGTCCTACGGGCTCCACATCCTTGATCCAAACACCCCCAGACCCCCGAATCTCCCCCTCATTCAGAGCCCGTCCTGAGGCCCCCCGCAGCAGCCCTGAGGATCCTGTCCTGTCCcggccaccccagcccctgcctctggaTGTGAGCCAGAGCCCTCCAGAGCCTACTACCCGTTCCCCAGGACTTCTGTCCCCCACCTTCCGGCCAGGGGCCTCCTCGGCACAGACTgtgcccccacctctgcccaaGCCACCCAGGTCTCCCAGTCGTTCCCCCAGCCGCTCTCCCAACCGCTCCCCTTGCGTCCCCCCAGCCCCTGAGATGGCCCTCCCCAGGCCTAGCACGCAGGGGGCAGGACCTAGTGGACACCTGAGCCCCAGTATTCAGCCCCAAGAAACTCCAGCTCCGGTCACCACCTCCCCTTCTACATCCACCTCATCATCCTCTTGGTCAGCTCAGCCTACCTGCAAGAGCGACCCTGGCTTCTG GATCACTGTGGTCACGTGGAACGTGGGCACCGCCATGCCCCCTGACGACGTCACATCCCTCCTCCACCTGGGCAGCGGTGGCGATGACAGTGAAGGGTCGGACATGATTGCCATTGG GTTGCAGGAAGTGAACTCCATGATCAACAAGCGGCTCAAGGACGCACTCTTCACAGACCAGTGGAGTGAGCTCTTCATGGACGCGCTGGCACCCTTCAACTTCGTGCTG GTGAGTACTGTGCGGATGCAGGGCGTCATCCTGCTGCTGTTCGCCAAGTACTACCACTTGCCCTTCCTGAGAGACGTGCAGACTGATTGCACACGCACTGGCCTGGGAGGCTATTGG GGCAACAAGGGTGGAGTGAGCGTGCGACTGGCGGCCTTCGGGCACATGCTCTGCTTCCTGAACTGCCACTTGCCAGCGCACATGGACAAGGCAGAGCAGCGCAAGGACAACTTCCAAACCATCCTTAGCCTCCAGCAGTTCCAGGGGCCCGGGGCACATGGCATCCTGGATCACGA CCTCGTGTTCTGGTTTGGGGACCTCAACTTCCGCATTGAGAGCTATGACCTGCACTTTGTCAAGTTTGCCATTGACAGTGATCAGCTCCACCAGCTCTGGGAGAAGGACCAG CTCAACATGGCCAAGAACACCTGGCCCATCCTGAAGGGCTTCCAGGAGGGGCCCCTCAACTTTGCACCCACCTTCAAGTTTGATGTGGGTACTAACAAATATGATACCAG TGCCAAGAAGCGGAAGCCAGCCTGGACAGACCGTATCCTGTGGAAGGTCAAGGCTCCAAGTGTGGGTCCCAGCCCTTCAGGACGGGAAAGCCACCGGCTCAAGGTGACCCAGTACAGCTACCGTAGCCACATGGAATACACAGTCAGCGATCACAAGCCCGTGTCTGCTCAGTTCATCCTGCAG TTTGCCTACAGGGACGACGTGCCGCTAGTGCGGCTGGAGGTGGCAGATGAGTGGGTGCGGCCAGAGCAGGCTGTGGTGAGGTACCGCATAGAAACAGTGTTCGCCCGCAGCTCTTGGGACTGGATCGGCTTGTACCGG GTGGGTTTCCGCCACTGTAAGGACTACGTGGCTTATGTCTGGGCCAAACATGAGGATGTGGATGGGAACATCTACCAG GTGACCTTCAGTGAGGAGTCACTTCCCAAGGGCCATGGAGATTTCATACTGGGCTATTATAGCCACACCCACAGCATCCTCATCGGTGTCACTGAGCCCTTCCAG ATCTCGCTGCCTACCTCGGAGTTGGCCAGCAGCAGCACAGATAGCTCAAGTGCCAGCTCAGAGGACGAGGATGACAGTACCCTGGAGCTGCTTGCACCCAAGTCCCgcagccccagccctggcaaGTCCAAGAGACACCGTAGCCGCAGCCCGGGCCTGGCCCGCTTCCCTGGCCTTGCACTGCGGCCTTCATCCCGTGAACGCCGCGGTGCCAGCCGCAGCCCCTCACCCCAGAGCCGCCGCCTGCCTCGGATGGCCCCTGACAGGGGCAATGATGGTAGCAGCCGGGGCAGTAGTGAGGAGGGGCCCTCTGGGCTGCTTGGTCCCTGGGCCTTCCCACCACCTGTGCCTCGAAGCCTGGGCTTGCTGCCTGCCTTGCGCCTGGAGACTGTTGACCCTGGTGGTGGTGGTTCCTGGGGACCTAATCGGGAAGCCCCAGCCCCTCATAGCCTGTCTCCCAGTCCCCAGGGCcggcaggggctggaggaagggggccTGGGGCCCTga